Proteins encoded in a region of the Triplophysa dalaica isolate WHDGS20190420 chromosome 10, ASM1584641v1, whole genome shotgun sequence genome:
- the LOC130430401 gene encoding carcinoembryonic antigen-related cell adhesion molecule 1-like produces MKIPLLIFVSLVTNGVFGEIVSVNDGGSVTLHTHLTELQTDDVIVWYFMGVLIARINREVNSDPVYDPDVRFTDRLKMNNQTGDLTITNITSELTGLYQLDITSKESKTETFSVSLSPKVKMVKERDSVSLHIDVTEEQRNEKIHWKIKHNNSLVAEIITENRKISTPFIEERFRDRLKLDDQTGDLIITKMKNEDSGQYEADVTIGHTHTIHKTFSFTDSAGGLSSGAIAGICVSVLLVIAAAAVVVAGVIYQRHRSSNSETQEGSNSASELEAINEKSISFSVVASSVCCSNAHQTHPPSASSLASITAELT; encoded by the exons ATGAAAATTCCTTTgctcatttttgtttctttagtaaCCAACG gtgtgtttggtgagatagtgtcagtgaatgatggaggatctgttactctacacactcaTCTTACTGAACTACAGACAGATGATGTGATTGTGTGGTATTTTATGGGCGTTCTCATAGCTAGAATCAACAGAGAGGTCAACAGTGATCCAGTTTATGACCCTGATGTGAGATTTactgacagactgaagatgaacaatcagactggagatctcaccatcacaaacatcacatctgaactcactggactttatcaactagACATCACCAGTAAAGAGAGCAAAACGGAGACGTTCAGTGTCA gtttgtCTCCTAAAGTGAAGatggtgaaagagagagattctgtctctctacacattgatgttactgaagaacagagaaatgagaagatacactggaagatcaaacacaacaactctcttgtagctgaaatcattacagagaatagaaagatctcaacaccttttattgaagagagattcagagacagactgaagctggatgatcagactggagatctcatcatcacaaaaatgaagaatgaagactctggacagtatgaagcagatgtcaccatcggacacacacacactatacacaAGACATTCAGTTTCACTGACTCAG CTGGAGGTCTCTCTTCAGGTGCTATAGCAGGGATATGTGTTAGTGTTCTACTGGTCatcgctgctgctgctgttgttgttgctggTGTGATTTACCAACGTCACAGATCGTCAAATTCAGAAACACAAGAGG GTTCCAACAGTGCAAGTGAGTTAGAAGCCATAAATGAGAAATCCATCAGCTTCAGTGTTGTGGCGTCTTCAGTCTGCTGTTCAAATGCTCATCAAACTCACCCTCCATCTGCAAGCTCTCTGGCGTCTATCACAGCGGAACTCACCTAG